GAAGATGGCCTCGGCCTTGGCCACCTCTTCCACACGGTCGAGATAGCGCTTGGCATAGGCGGCGTTCTGGTAGGCGGTCAGCTCGCGGGCGCGGTGCGCGATCAGCTCGGCCAGGGGCATGGTCTCCGGCGTCGGGACATCGGCCTCGGCCTTGCCGCGCTCGGCGGGGTCGTAGGCCACCCGACGGCCCAGTTCGAAGGCCTGCAGATTGGCGTCGGCCTGGACGCCGTTCAGACGGATGGCGCGATAGACCGCCCGGCTGGAGATCGGGATCAACCCCTTCTGCCAGGCGAAGCCCACCATGATCATGTTGGCGTAGATGGCGTCGCCGAAGTGGGTCTCGGCCAGGTGGTGGGCCGGGCACTCGTCATAGCTCTTGGTGGCCGCCGCGATCCGCTTGGCCATGTTGCCCGCGTCGAAGCGCACGTCGCGGTCGGTGACGAAGTCGGCGGTGGGCGCGAAGTCCTCGTTGCCGCAGGCCACGGTGCGGTCCTTGGCGTAGAGCGACAAAGCGTCGGGTCCCGCCGCCGAGAGGATGTCGCAGGCGATCAGCACGTGGGCGGAGGCGGCGGGCACGCGGCCGCCGACGACGGTGTCTTCCAGCTCGCCGATGCGGACGTGGGAGAACACCGCCCCGCCCTTCTGGGCCAGCCCCGTCATGTCCACCACCGAGGCGGCGCGGCCGTCCACGTGGGCGGCCATGGCCAGGATCGAGGCGACGGTGGTGACGCCGGTTCCCCCGATGCCGGTGAAGACGATGTTCTTCACCCCCTCCAGCGGCTCGAAGCTGGGCAGGGGGGTGGAGTCAGCCGTGAGCGCCGGCAGGGCCTTGGCCTGGGCGTTCTCGCCGCCCTCGATGGTGACGAAGGAGGGGCAGAAGCCGTCGAGGCAGGAATAGTCGGTGTTGCAGCTGGACTGGTTGATCTTCCGCTTGCGGCCGAACTCGGTGTTCAGCGGCTCGACGGAGACGCAGTTGGACACCTTGGAGCAGTCGCCGCAGCCCTCGCAGACCAGGGGGTTGATGAACACCCGCTTGGTGGCGGTCTCCATCGACCCGCGCTTGCGGCGCCGCCGCTTCTCGGTGGCGCAGACCTGGTCATAGAGCAGGACGGTGGTGCCGGGCGTGTCGCGCAGCATCTTCTGCACGGCGATCAGCTCCGACCGCGGCCGAACCTCCACGCCCGGCGCCAGGTCGGTGACGTGGTCGTAGCGGCTGGGATCGTCGGCGACGATCACCGTCTTGGCGATGCCCTCCGAGGCCAGCTGGCGGGTGATCTGGGCCGGCGTGAAGCCGCTCTCGGCCTGCTGGCCCCCGGTCATGGCGACAGCGTCGTTGAACAGCAGCTTGTAGGTGATGTGGGACTTGGCGGCGATCGAGGCGCGGACCGCCAGGGAGCCGGAGTGGTTGTAGGTCCCGTCGCCGAGGTTGGCGAAGACGTGGTTCTCCGTCGTGAAGGGCGCCGAGCCCACCCAGGTCAGGCCCTCGCCGCCCATGTGGCTATTCAGGTCGGTCTGCGGGTCGGAGAAGCTGGCCATGTAGTGGCAGCCGATCCCGGCCAGGGCCCGCGACCCCTCGGGAAGTCGGGTCGAGGTGTTGTGCGGACAGCCCGAGCAGAAGAACGGCTTGCGCTGCTGTTCGGCCGCCAGGGTCACCGCGGCCATGGAGGCGGCCGACACCCGGCTCAGATAGTCGTGCACGCGGTCCATGTGCGCACCCGGCGGCAGGCGGTCGGCGATGGCCAGCGCCACCTCGGCCACCGACAGCGAGCCCAGCTGCGACAGCAGCGGATGGCCCACCTCGTCGGTCTTGCCGATGATGCGCGGCCGGGCGTGGGCCGGCAGGTCGTAGAGGGCGGCGCGGGCCTGGGTCTCGATCAGCGGGCGCTTGTGCTCGATGACCATCAGGGTCTCGAGACCGGCGGCGAAGGCCTTCAGCCCCTGCGGCTCCAGCGGCCAGGGCATGCCGACCTTGTAGATGGAGACGCCCAGGCTGGCCGCTTCCTCGAAGCTGATGCGCATGGCCGCGAAGGCCTCGATCACGTCCTTATAGGCCTGGCCCGAACAGACGATGCCCAGGCGCGGCCGGGCGGCCGGCAGCACCACGCGGTCGATCCTGTTGGCGCGGGCGAAGGCCAGCGCCGCGGGCAGCTTCTGGGTGCGGAGCCGGCGCTCCTTGTCCAGCGGCTGGTCCTTCAGCCGGATGCCCAGGCCGCCGGTCGGCATCGAGAAGTTGGTGGGCAGGACGAACTTGTGGCGCGACAGATCCACGTCGATGGTGACACCTGAGTCCATGGTGTCGGCGAGCGCGATCAGGCCCACCCAGAGGCCGGAATAGCGCGACATCGCATAGCCCAGCAGGCCGTAGTCCAGCACCTCCTGCACATCGGCCGGCGACAGCACCGGCATCTCGAAGTCCTGGAAGGCGAACTCCGACTGCGACGGCAGGGTCGAAGACTTGCAGGTGTGGTCGTCGCCGGCCACGGCCAGGACGCCGCCCTTGGGAAAGGTCCCGGCGAAGTTGGCGTGCTTGAAGGCGTCACCGGTGCGGTCGACCCCGGGCGCCTTGCCGTACCACATGCCGTAGACACCATCGAACTTGGCGCCGGGGAACAGGTTGGCCTGCTGGCTGCCCCAGACGGCGGTGGCCGCCAGATCCTCGTTGAGGCCTTCCTTGAAGACCACCTCGCAGGCTTCCAGGTGTTTCTTCGCCCGCGTCGCCTGCTGGTCCAGGCCGCCCAGCGGCGAGCCGCGATAACCCGAAAGGAAACCCGCCGTGTTCAGGCCCGCCGCCTGGTCCAGGCGCCGCTGATCCATCAGAACCCGCAGCAAGGCCTGCACGCCGGTGATGAAAACCCGGCCCTGGCTGAGCAGAAATTTGTCGTCTAGCGTCACATCCTGGTGCCGCATCGCAATTTCTTTCCTTTTGGGTTCCCTAACGAGGTTAGAAGATCATATAAGTGCGCAGCAATTGCTTGCCAAAGGCGTGCCCCCTGACAGCGGTTCCGGGGCACGAATGACGCACAATAGCGCCAAGTGTGGGAGGAAAACTTGTCTGAGGCCCTCGACGCCGTCGATGCTAAGATTCTGGATCTTATCCAACATGACGCCGGACTGTCCGTCGCCGAGATCGCAGAGCGGGTCGGATTGTCCTCCAGCCCCTGCTGGCGCCGCATAAAGCGGCTGGAAGATTCCGGGATCATCCAGCGCCGCGTCACCATCCTGGACCGCGAGCTGCTGGGCCTGGGCTTTGAGGTCTACTGCACCGTCAAGCTCAGCCTGCCCACCAAGGACAACCTCAACGACTTCGAGACCGCCATCACCAAGCTGGCCGAGGTGGTGCAGTGCGCCACGGTCACCGGCTCGGCCGACTACGAACTGCGCGTCGTCACCCGCGACATGCACGCCTTCGACGACTTCCTGCGCGACAAGATCCTGTCGCTCGGCCTGGTCTCCAACATCGAGAGCCGGATCGTCATACGATCGGTGAAGAACACGACCGCCGCGCCGCTCGGCCTCGTCAGTCCGTATGTGAGCGCCCACTCCTAGGGTTTCCTTCCGATGATCGACCTCGTCATTGAACAACGCCGCAAAGACCTCGGCGGGTTCGAGGTGGGACGTGTCCTGCCGTTCCATGCGCACCGGATGGTCGGGCCCTTCATCTTCTTCGACCACATGGGCCCGGCCGATTTCACCGCCGGCTTCCCGCGCAGCGTCGACGTCCGCCCGCACCCGCACATCGGCCTGTCCACCGTCAGCTACCTGTTCGAAGGCCAGATGACCCATCGCGACTCCGTGGGCGCCACCCAGGTGGTGAACCCCGGCGAGGTGAACTGGATGACCGCCGGCCGCGGCATCACCCACTCCGAGCGCTTCGAGGACCTGCGCGCCCACGGCGGCCGGATGGACGGCATCCAGACCTGGGTCGCCCTGCCCGACGGCCAGGAGGAGATCGACCCGGCCTTCTACCACCACAACGTCGCCGACCTGCCCACCCACGAGGAGAACGGCATGTGGGCCCGGCTGATCGTCGGCAAGGCCTTCGGGGCCGAAGCCAAGGTCAAGACCCACTCGCCGATCTTCTATGTCCACTGGGCCCTTGCCGCCGGCGCCAAGGCGCAGCTGCCGGCGGAGTATCCCGAGCGCGCGGCCTACGTCGCCCGCGGCGAGGTCGAGGTGCTGGGCCACACCTATCGCGAAGGCCAGATGATCGTCTTCAAGCCGGGCGAGCCGGTGCTGTTCACCGCCGTCACGCCCGCCATCGTCATGCTGCTGGGGGGCGAGCCGGTGGGGCCGCGCTTCATCGAGTGGAACTTCGTCTCCTCGTCCCAGGACCGCATCGAGCAGGCCAAGGCCGACTGGCGCGCCGGCCGCATGAAGCTGCCCGACGCCGACGACCAGGAATTCATCCCCCTGCCCGAGCCCTCGCCGCCCGCCAACCCGATGAGCTAGGCCTGACTTCATTTTTTAGGATCGTCATCCTCGGGCTTGTCCCGAGGATGACGTTCAGGGGTCGGCCTCGAAGGCCGCCAGGATCGGGCACGGTCCGGCGGCGTTGGCGCCACAGGCCTTGGCCAGCCGCTGCAGCCCGGCCCGCGCGGCGGTCAGCTCGGCGATCTTGGCGTCCAGGGCCCCGATCCGCTCGGTCGCCAGTTCGCGGGCCCGGGCGCGATCCTCGCCGGCGTCCAGCGCCATGAGCTCTTCGATCTGCTCCAGGGTGAAGCCCGCCGCCTGGGCCGAGCGGATGAACCGCAACCGGCGCAGGTCTTGCTCGCCATAGCGCCGCACGCCGCCGCCCAGTCCGCCGCTCTGCGGTCGGTCGGGCGTCTCCAGCAGGCCGCGCCGC
The sequence above is drawn from the Phenylobacterium glaciei genome and encodes:
- a CDS encoding indolepyruvate ferredoxin oxidoreductase family protein, with translation MRHQDVTLDDKFLLSQGRVFITGVQALLRVLMDQRRLDQAAGLNTAGFLSGYRGSPLGGLDQQATRAKKHLEACEVVFKEGLNEDLAATAVWGSQQANLFPGAKFDGVYGMWYGKAPGVDRTGDAFKHANFAGTFPKGGVLAVAGDDHTCKSSTLPSQSEFAFQDFEMPVLSPADVQEVLDYGLLGYAMSRYSGLWVGLIALADTMDSGVTIDVDLSRHKFVLPTNFSMPTGGLGIRLKDQPLDKERRLRTQKLPAALAFARANRIDRVVLPAARPRLGIVCSGQAYKDVIEAFAAMRISFEEAASLGVSIYKVGMPWPLEPQGLKAFAAGLETLMVIEHKRPLIETQARAALYDLPAHARPRIIGKTDEVGHPLLSQLGSLSVAEVALAIADRLPPGAHMDRVHDYLSRVSAASMAAVTLAAEQQRKPFFCSGCPHNTSTRLPEGSRALAGIGCHYMASFSDPQTDLNSHMGGEGLTWVGSAPFTTENHVFANLGDGTYNHSGSLAVRASIAAKSHITYKLLFNDAVAMTGGQQAESGFTPAQITRQLASEGIAKTVIVADDPSRYDHVTDLAPGVEVRPRSELIAVQKMLRDTPGTTVLLYDQVCATEKRRRRKRGSMETATKRVFINPLVCEGCGDCSKVSNCVSVEPLNTEFGRKRKINQSSCNTDYSCLDGFCPSFVTIEGGENAQAKALPALTADSTPLPSFEPLEGVKNIVFTGIGGTGVTTVASILAMAAHVDGRAASVVDMTGLAQKGGAVFSHVRIGELEDTVVGGRVPAASAHVLIACDILSAAGPDALSLYAKDRTVACGNEDFAPTADFVTDRDVRFDAGNMAKRIAAATKSYDECPAHHLAETHFGDAIYANMIMVGFAWQKGLIPISSRAVYRAIRLNGVQADANLQAFELGRRVAYDPAERGKAEADVPTPETMPLAELIAHRARELTAYQNAAYAKRYLDRVEEVAKAEAIFGSEVLTRSVAVNLYKLMAYKDEYEVARLYSDGRFEAERNGTFKGGKAKVWLAPPIIAPKDANGRPKKIAFGGWMLDFGFPMLAKLKGLRGTGLDLFGYSEERKMERGLIAQYEAGLDRILAGVSAEKMPLAVQIAQIPQQIRGYGHIKDASVTTAKAQEAALWGQWG
- a CDS encoding MerR family transcriptional regulator, with amino-acid sequence MKTTTIAGLAREGGVGVETVRYYQRRGLLETPDRPQSGGLGGGVRRYGEQDLRRLRFIRSAQAAGFTLEQIEELMALDAGEDRARARELATERIGALDAKIAELTAARAGLQRLAKACGANAAGPCPILAAFEADP
- a CDS encoding Lrp/AsnC family transcriptional regulator produces the protein MSEALDAVDAKILDLIQHDAGLSVAEIAERVGLSSSPCWRRIKRLEDSGIIQRRVTILDRELLGLGFEVYCTVKLSLPTKDNLNDFETAITKLAEVVQCATVTGSADYELRVVTRDMHAFDDFLRDKILSLGLVSNIESRIVIRSVKNTTAAPLGLVSPYVSAHS
- a CDS encoding pirin family protein: MIDLVIEQRRKDLGGFEVGRVLPFHAHRMVGPFIFFDHMGPADFTAGFPRSVDVRPHPHIGLSTVSYLFEGQMTHRDSVGATQVVNPGEVNWMTAGRGITHSERFEDLRAHGGRMDGIQTWVALPDGQEEIDPAFYHHNVADLPTHEENGMWARLIVGKAFGAEAKVKTHSPIFYVHWALAAGAKAQLPAEYPERAAYVARGEVEVLGHTYREGQMIVFKPGEPVLFTAVTPAIVMLLGGEPVGPRFIEWNFVSSSQDRIEQAKADWRAGRMKLPDADDQEFIPLPEPSPPANPMS